In one window of Solanum pennellii chromosome 2, SPENNV200 DNA:
- the LOC107011095 gene encoding putative E3 ubiquitin-protein ligase LIN isoform X2, whose translation MASLQELLADEGFEKTKKTHRKVKFKDREDSNNIALPIYICHDRRSSSLDFSKTKSRRPFSTTTASSVHSSQKSNVKSTHTHVEGNITRRDEPAIDEIAIRAVISILTGFVGQYSRDKDFRKAIKEKCYACFVRKKDGIFADIELAIESIERLVDSIGDTKVKSLQYSIRLLTIVASLNSNNSGNASTCGIPNSNLSACAQLYLSIVYKLEKNDRIAARHLLQVFVDSPCLARTHLLPELWEHLFLPHLLHLKIWHTQELEVLSSSDHAEKDKHMKVLNKLYNDHVDIGTTKFALYYKQWLKVGAQAPAVPSVPLPSKVGYSTSRRRSMDSVTSNSSVKNNSLYRAVFGPITERKSMDAARNGIWDYEEDEKEKILSIGDDFKQSNYSPKKTVVHRRSSSQSNRTPKHDQWDHTHKKSDRFPYFSCQSEPVECLREGNSKIGSVSIRKEEEIIPSVSNDLSRAIFAICSSDSLSECELAIRLVAKSWLDSHGDLETVKRLSTTPVIEGIMNVLFASEDDEILELAISILAELVTRKETNGQIILNSDSQLDIFLRLLRSSSLFLKAAILLYLVQPKAKQMISIEWIPLVLRVLEFADQLQTLFTVQRSPQEAAYYLLDQLLTGFDEDKNFENCRQVISLGGLSLLLRRVETGNVSEKSKVASVMYYCVQSDGSCRHYLAKNLNKDCLLPLLLLQNQHNTRGHVFALLTDLLCIDKQIQRIEFLRGLLSGWGMVNALHILLLYLQRAQQEERPVISAILLQLDLLGDPNECSVYREEVIEEIIKALDCQVFNEKVQVQSARALLILGSCFSYAGEPVVEQCLLKEAGYDENAGDSYLGKNFILNSYTNLNEEEEATRNWQRKTAIVLLNSGNKRLLSGLVDSIANGIPCLGRASLVTVTWMSNFFCFIEDKGVQSLVYSELIPELIKLLKYNNAIEERVLASLSLLKLANNSDYLAKLSPLDKELINDLHQLSEVTWTAKELVSIISSSSRHHQQLNVP comes from the exons ATGGCTTCTCTTCAAGAATTACTAGCTGATGAAGGTTttgaaaagactaaaaaaacTCATAGAAAAGTTAAGTTCAAAGACAGAGAAGACTCAAACAACATTGCTCTGCCTATTTACATTTGCCATGACAGAAGATCATCATCACTGGATTTCTCCAAGACTAAATCTCGTAGACCCTTTTCTACTACTACTGCTTCTTCTGTTCATTCGTCACAAAAATCGAATGTTAAGTCCACTCATACTCATGTTGAAGGAAATATTACAAGAAGAGATGAGCCTGCTATTGATGAAATTGCTATAAGAGCAGTGATTTCTATACTTACTGGTTTTGTAGGACAATATTCGAGGGATAAAGATTTTCGCAAAGCTATAAAGGAGAAATGTTATGCTTGTtttgtgagaaagaaggatGGGATTTTTGCTGATATAGAATTGGCTATTGAGAGTATAGAGAGATTAGTTGATAGTATTGGTGATACTAAAGTTAAGTCATTGCAATATTCTATTAGGCTATTGACAATTGTGGCATCTTTGAATTCCAATAACTCTGGAAATGCCTCAACTTGTGGAATTCCCAATTCTAATCTCTCTGCTTGTGCACAGCTCTACTTATCTATCGTCTACAAGCTCGAAAAAAATGATAGAATTGCAGCTAGGCATCTCCTTCAGGTGTTTGTTGATTCGCCATGTCTTGCTCGGACACACTTGCTTCCTGAGCTTTGGGAGCATTTGTTTCTTCCACACCTTCTTCATCTAAAGATTTGGCATACACAAGAATTGGAAGTTCTATCGAGTTCGGATCATGCTGAAAAGGACAAGCACATGAAGGTCTTAAACAAGCTCTATAATGACCATGTTGATATTGGTACAACAAAGTTTGCTCTCTACTATAAACAATGGCTCAAGGTTGGTGCCCAAGCCCCTGCTGTTCCTTCTGTTCCTTTGCCTTCTAAAGTTGGATATTCGACTTCAAGAAGACGTTCCATGGATTCTGTCACTTCCAATTCCTCCGTCAAGAACAATTCATT ATATCGTGCTGTTTTTGGCCCAATTACGGAGAGGAAATCCATGGATGCTGCAAGAAATGGAATTTGGGACTATGAGGAGGACGAAAAAGAGAAGATTTTATCCATTGGAGATGACTTTAAGCAAAGCAATTACAGTCCA AAAAAAACTGTGGTTCATCGAAGATCATCGAGTCAAAGTAATAGAACTCCAAAACATGATCAATGGGATCATACTCATAAAAAATCAGACCGCTTCCCGTATTTCAGTTGTCAAAGTGAGCCTGTGGAGTGCTTGAGAGAAGGAAACAGTAAGATTGGCAGTGTTTCCATCAGaaaggaagaagaaataatTCCTTCTGTTTCAAATGATCTAAGTAGAGCTATCTTCGCGATTTGCTCCTCAGATAGCTTAAGTGAGTGTGAACTGGCCATCCGTTTGGTGGCAAAATCTTGGCTTGATTCTCATGGAGATCTTGAGACTGTAAAGAGATTGTCCACAACACCAGTGATTGAAGGAATAATGAACGTTTTATTTGCATCCGAAGATGACGAGATCTTGGAACTAGCCATCTCAATCTTAGCAGAACTAGTCACTAGGAAAGAGACGAATGGACAAATCATTCTGAACTCAGATTCACAGcttgatattttcttgagaCTATTGAGAAGTAGCAGCCTGTTTCTCAAGGCTGCAATTCTGCTTTACCTAGTGCAGCCAAAGGCGAAACAGATGATATCAATTGAGTGGATTCCGTTAGTACTTCGAGTATTGGAATTTGCAGATCAGTTGCAGACATTATTCACGGTTCAACGTAGTCCTCAAGAGGCAGCATATTACTTGCTTGATCAACTTCTTACTGGTTTTGATGAGGacaagaattttgaaaattgtagGCAAGTCATTTCACTAGGGGGATTGAGCTTGTTGCTCAGACGAGTTGAAACAGGAAATGTCTCAGAAAAGAGTAAAGTGGCTTCAGTTATGTACTATTGTGTTCAATCTGATGGAAGCTGCAGGCATTACCTGGCCAAGAACTTGAATAAAGATTGTCTTCTTCCCCTTCTATTGCTTCAGAACCAGCACAACACTCGAGGACATGTTTTTGCACTTCTCACCGATCTTCTCTGCATCGATAA GCAAATTCAAAGAATAGAATTCTTACGCGGACTACTAAGTGGATGGGGAATGGTGAACGCCTTGCACATTTTGCTACTCTATCTCCAAAGAGCTCAACAAGAAGAACGCCCCGTTATCTCTGCCATATTGTTACAGCTTGATCTTTTG GGAGATCCGAACGAGTGCAGTGTGTATAGAGAAGAAGTAATTGAAGAAATTATAAAAGCCTTGGACTGTCAAGTATTCAATGAAAAAGTCCAAGTACAGTCAGCCAGAGCTCTACTTATACTAGGGAGTTGTTTTTCCTATGCTGGAGAGCCAGTAGTGGAGCAATGTCTGTTAAAAGAAGCAGGCTATGACGAAAACGCTGGGGATTCATATCTTGGCAAAAACTTCATCCTTAACAGTTATACAAACCTG AATGAAGAGGAGGAGGCAACAAGAAATTGGCAAAGGAAAACAGCAATAGTGTTGCTAAACAGTGGAAACAAGAGGCTGTTATCTGGTCTTGTAGATTCAATAGCCAATGGAATTCCATGTTTAGGAAGAGCAAGCCTAGTTACTGTCACCTGGATGAGCAATTTTTTCTGTTTCATTGAGGACAAAGGAGTTCAGTCTTTAGTTTATTCGGAGCTGATCCCCGAGCTGATAAAGTTATTGAAGTACAATAATGCTATAGAGGAAAGAGTTCTTGCTTCACTTTCATTACTCAAACTGGCAAACAATTCAG ATTATTTGGCAAAATTGTCTCCATTGGATAAAGAGCTCATAAATGATCTGCATCAACTCTCAGAAGTAACATGGACAGCAAAGGAGCTTGTTTCAATTATTTCAAGCAGCTCAAGGCATCATCAGCAGCTTAATGTACCTTaa
- the LOC107011095 gene encoding putative E3 ubiquitin-protein ligase LIN isoform X1 — translation MASLQELLADEGFEKTKKTHRKVKFKDREDSNNIALPIYICHDRRSSSLDFSKTKSRRPFSTTTASSVHSSQKSNVKSTHTHVEGNITRRDEPAIDEIAIRAVISILTGFVGQYSRDKDFRKAIKEKCYACFVRKKDGIFADIELAIESIERLVDSIGDTKVKSLQYSIRLLTIVASLNSNNSGNASTCGIPNSNLSACAQLYLSIVYKLEKNDRIAARHLLQVFVDSPCLARTHLLPELWEHLFLPHLLHLKIWHTQELEVLSSSDHAEKDKHMKVLNKLYNDHVDIGTTKFALYYKQWLKVGAQAPAVPSVPLPSKVGYSTSRRRSMDSVTSNSSVKNNSLYRAVFGPITERKSMDAARNGIWDYEEDEKEKILSIGDDFKQSNYSPKKTVVHRRSSSQSNRTPKHDQWDHTHKKSDRFPYFSCQSEPVECLREGNSKIGSVSIRKEEEIIPSVSNDLSRAIFAICSSDSLSECELAIRLVAKSWLDSHGDLETVKRLSTTPVIEGIMNVLFASEDDEILELAISILAELVTRKETNGQIILNSDSQLDIFLRLLRSSSLFLKAAILLYLVQPKAKQMISIEWIPLVLRVLEFADQLQTLFTVQRSPQEAAYYLLDQLLTGFDEDKNFENCRQVISLGGLSLLLRRVETGNVSEKSKVASVMYYCVQSDGSCRHYLAKNLNKDCLLPLLLLQNQHNTRGHVFALLTDLLCIDKQIQRIEFLRGLLSGWGMVNALHILLLYLQRAQQEERPVISAILLQLDLLGDPNECSVYREEVIEEIIKALDCQVFNEKVQVQSARALLILGSCFSYAGEPVVEQCLLKEAGYDENAGDSYLGKNFILNSYTNLFQNEEEEATRNWQRKTAIVLLNSGNKRLLSGLVDSIANGIPCLGRASLVTVTWMSNFFCFIEDKGVQSLVYSELIPELIKLLKYNNAIEERVLASLSLLKLANNSDYLAKLSPLDKELINDLHQLSEVTWTAKELVSIISSSSRHHQQLNVP, via the exons ATGGCTTCTCTTCAAGAATTACTAGCTGATGAAGGTTttgaaaagactaaaaaaacTCATAGAAAAGTTAAGTTCAAAGACAGAGAAGACTCAAACAACATTGCTCTGCCTATTTACATTTGCCATGACAGAAGATCATCATCACTGGATTTCTCCAAGACTAAATCTCGTAGACCCTTTTCTACTACTACTGCTTCTTCTGTTCATTCGTCACAAAAATCGAATGTTAAGTCCACTCATACTCATGTTGAAGGAAATATTACAAGAAGAGATGAGCCTGCTATTGATGAAATTGCTATAAGAGCAGTGATTTCTATACTTACTGGTTTTGTAGGACAATATTCGAGGGATAAAGATTTTCGCAAAGCTATAAAGGAGAAATGTTATGCTTGTtttgtgagaaagaaggatGGGATTTTTGCTGATATAGAATTGGCTATTGAGAGTATAGAGAGATTAGTTGATAGTATTGGTGATACTAAAGTTAAGTCATTGCAATATTCTATTAGGCTATTGACAATTGTGGCATCTTTGAATTCCAATAACTCTGGAAATGCCTCAACTTGTGGAATTCCCAATTCTAATCTCTCTGCTTGTGCACAGCTCTACTTATCTATCGTCTACAAGCTCGAAAAAAATGATAGAATTGCAGCTAGGCATCTCCTTCAGGTGTTTGTTGATTCGCCATGTCTTGCTCGGACACACTTGCTTCCTGAGCTTTGGGAGCATTTGTTTCTTCCACACCTTCTTCATCTAAAGATTTGGCATACACAAGAATTGGAAGTTCTATCGAGTTCGGATCATGCTGAAAAGGACAAGCACATGAAGGTCTTAAACAAGCTCTATAATGACCATGTTGATATTGGTACAACAAAGTTTGCTCTCTACTATAAACAATGGCTCAAGGTTGGTGCCCAAGCCCCTGCTGTTCCTTCTGTTCCTTTGCCTTCTAAAGTTGGATATTCGACTTCAAGAAGACGTTCCATGGATTCTGTCACTTCCAATTCCTCCGTCAAGAACAATTCATT ATATCGTGCTGTTTTTGGCCCAATTACGGAGAGGAAATCCATGGATGCTGCAAGAAATGGAATTTGGGACTATGAGGAGGACGAAAAAGAGAAGATTTTATCCATTGGAGATGACTTTAAGCAAAGCAATTACAGTCCA AAAAAAACTGTGGTTCATCGAAGATCATCGAGTCAAAGTAATAGAACTCCAAAACATGATCAATGGGATCATACTCATAAAAAATCAGACCGCTTCCCGTATTTCAGTTGTCAAAGTGAGCCTGTGGAGTGCTTGAGAGAAGGAAACAGTAAGATTGGCAGTGTTTCCATCAGaaaggaagaagaaataatTCCTTCTGTTTCAAATGATCTAAGTAGAGCTATCTTCGCGATTTGCTCCTCAGATAGCTTAAGTGAGTGTGAACTGGCCATCCGTTTGGTGGCAAAATCTTGGCTTGATTCTCATGGAGATCTTGAGACTGTAAAGAGATTGTCCACAACACCAGTGATTGAAGGAATAATGAACGTTTTATTTGCATCCGAAGATGACGAGATCTTGGAACTAGCCATCTCAATCTTAGCAGAACTAGTCACTAGGAAAGAGACGAATGGACAAATCATTCTGAACTCAGATTCACAGcttgatattttcttgagaCTATTGAGAAGTAGCAGCCTGTTTCTCAAGGCTGCAATTCTGCTTTACCTAGTGCAGCCAAAGGCGAAACAGATGATATCAATTGAGTGGATTCCGTTAGTACTTCGAGTATTGGAATTTGCAGATCAGTTGCAGACATTATTCACGGTTCAACGTAGTCCTCAAGAGGCAGCATATTACTTGCTTGATCAACTTCTTACTGGTTTTGATGAGGacaagaattttgaaaattgtagGCAAGTCATTTCACTAGGGGGATTGAGCTTGTTGCTCAGACGAGTTGAAACAGGAAATGTCTCAGAAAAGAGTAAAGTGGCTTCAGTTATGTACTATTGTGTTCAATCTGATGGAAGCTGCAGGCATTACCTGGCCAAGAACTTGAATAAAGATTGTCTTCTTCCCCTTCTATTGCTTCAGAACCAGCACAACACTCGAGGACATGTTTTTGCACTTCTCACCGATCTTCTCTGCATCGATAA GCAAATTCAAAGAATAGAATTCTTACGCGGACTACTAAGTGGATGGGGAATGGTGAACGCCTTGCACATTTTGCTACTCTATCTCCAAAGAGCTCAACAAGAAGAACGCCCCGTTATCTCTGCCATATTGTTACAGCTTGATCTTTTG GGAGATCCGAACGAGTGCAGTGTGTATAGAGAAGAAGTAATTGAAGAAATTATAAAAGCCTTGGACTGTCAAGTATTCAATGAAAAAGTCCAAGTACAGTCAGCCAGAGCTCTACTTATACTAGGGAGTTGTTTTTCCTATGCTGGAGAGCCAGTAGTGGAGCAATGTCTGTTAAAAGAAGCAGGCTATGACGAAAACGCTGGGGATTCATATCTTGGCAAAAACTTCATCCTTAACAGTTATACAAACCTG TTTCAGAATGAAGAGGAGGAGGCAACAAGAAATTGGCAAAGGAAAACAGCAATAGTGTTGCTAAACAGTGGAAACAAGAGGCTGTTATCTGGTCTTGTAGATTCAATAGCCAATGGAATTCCATGTTTAGGAAGAGCAAGCCTAGTTACTGTCACCTGGATGAGCAATTTTTTCTGTTTCATTGAGGACAAAGGAGTTCAGTCTTTAGTTTATTCGGAGCTGATCCCCGAGCTGATAAAGTTATTGAAGTACAATAATGCTATAGAGGAAAGAGTTCTTGCTTCACTTTCATTACTCAAACTGGCAAACAATTCAG ATTATTTGGCAAAATTGTCTCCATTGGATAAAGAGCTCATAAATGATCTGCATCAACTCTCAGAAGTAACATGGACAGCAAAGGAGCTTGTTTCAATTATTTCAAGCAGCTCAAGGCATCATCAGCAGCTTAATGTACCTTaa